A region of Porites lutea chromosome 13, jaPorLute2.1, whole genome shotgun sequence DNA encodes the following proteins:
- the LOC140922964 gene encoding melanocyte-stimulating hormone receptor-like — protein sequence MNTTGKTCFFFEGRQVIFDKSQEVFIANIVTCILNFLLSLMTFGGNFLIVFAIGKTQDLHSPSFVLLGCLAVSDLLVGLICQPLFVAHKIAEFKESFDAFCTLKMLQSLSNWITAGVSFFNLAAISIDRLLALTLHLRYNTIVTVPRVLQSSFFIWILMIAVNALRIWMGNKWYSIPIVMGCLTFLVTTTSIFRIFQIVRRHQRQINDQTVAVSHLRANTVNKRRKSAVTVLYIYGLFIIFYLPFMVPLVMEVIIGFTRTVRITYDYAVTAIFINSCLNPLVYCWRISEIRRAVKNILKKE from the coding sequence ATGAACACAACTGGAAAAACCTGTTTCTTCTTTGAAGGAAGGCAAGTTATTTTCGACAAATCACAGGAAGTTTTCATCGCAAATATTGTAACTTGTATCCTTAATTTTCTACTTTCTCTAATGACATTTGGGGGAAATTTTCTCATCGTATTTGCTATTGGAAAAACCCAAGATCTTCATTCGCCATCTTTTGTCCTTTTGGGTTGCCTAGCAGTCTCAGATCTTCTTGTTGGCCTGATATGCCAACCATTGTTTGTGGCACATAAAATAGCCGAATTCAAGGAGAGCTTTGATGCGTTTTGTACGTTGAAAATGCTTCAGTCTCTGTCAAATTGGATAACAGCTggcgtttcttttttcaacCTAGCAGCAATCTCCATCGATCGACTCCTCGCTTTAACTCTTCATTTACGATACAACACAATTGTCACCGTTCCACGCGTATTGCAGTCCAGTTTTTTTATCTGGATCTTGATGATCGCAGTGAATGCTCTAAGGATTTGGATGGGCAATAAATGGTACAGCATTCCCATTGTCATGGGTTGCCTAACATTTCTTGTTACAACAACCAGTATCTTCAGAATATTTCAAATTGTTCGACGACATCAACGCCAGATAAACGACCAAACAGTGGCTGTCAGTCATCTTCGAGCCAACACAGTGAACAAGCGTAGAAAGTCAGCTGTGACAGTACTTTATATTTACGGATTGTTCATAATATTCTACCTTCCTTTCATGGTTCCATTAGTTATGGAGGTAATAATTGGATTTACAAGAACAGTAAGGATTACATATGACTACGCTGTAACTGCTATTTTCATCAACTCTTGCTTGAATCCGCTTGTGTACTGTTGGAGAATCAGTGAGATAAGGCGAGCTGTGAAAAACATCTTGAAGAAAGAGTAA
- the LOC140922880 gene encoding N-acyl-phosphatidylethanolamine-hydrolyzing phospholipase D-like, whose amino-acid sequence MTKINSKQQAGTFQLLLKCFNRRQAVIMSAQVNKDNVGDVGLAEYPKAQRENGVFILPWSGRLPAMLSAMKWFMTSPNNSNVPGNTLSTFYTFDNQELDKTLPVLKPVKKTLESPPADDVQVTWMGHATVLVQMDGLNILTDPVFNDYCGVARMIGVKRYRPVPCTVDDLPDIDAVCISHNHYDHLDYTSVCALNKRFGNKIHWFVPMGLCQWMRDSGCKNVIELEWWEEHTHPKFTEESKAVKFCFTPAQHWCRRGINDTNKVLWGSWSVIGPRNRFFFAGDTGYHQIFKQIGKRYGPFDLAAIPIGAYEPRGLMQFQHVNPEEAVDIHEDVKSNFSLGVHWGTFNLSFEHYLDPPKALSERLHSLGISDKEFHTIKHGETKVISKDDKKTAQERRNAVVFETST is encoded by the exons AtgacaaaaataaattcaaaacagCAAGCTGGCACGTTTCAACTTTTACTAAAGTGTTTTAATAGAAG acaAGCAGTTATAATGTCAGCCCAAGTAAACAAGGACAATGTAGGTGATGTAGGCCTTGCAGAGTATCCCAAAGCACAGAGGGAAAATGGAGTATTTATTCTACCTTGGAGTGGAAGATTACCAGCAATGCTAAGTGCCATGAAATGGTTCATGACCTCACCTAATAATTCCAACGTACCTGGAAATACACTTTCAACATTTTATACCTTTGACAATCAG gAGTTGGACAAAACCCTACCAGTTCTGAAACCAGTCAAGAAAACTCTAGAGTCTCCACCCGCTGACGATGTTCAAGTGACCTGGATGGGTCACGCAACTGTTTTAGTTCAAATGGACGGTCTTAATATCTTAACAGACCCTGTTTTCAATGACTACTGTGGAGTGGCTCGAATGATTGGCGTGAAGCGCTACCGCCCTGTCCCTTGTACTGTAGATGACCTCCCTGATATTGACGCTGTCTGTATCAGCCATAACCATTACGATCACCTTGACTACACCTCAGTCTGTGCGCTGAACAAGAGATTTGGGAATAAGATCCATTGGTTTGTGCCGATGGGCCTGTGTCAGTGGATGAGAGACAGCGGCTGTAAAAATGTCATAGAGCTTGAGTGGTGGGAAGAACACACTCACCCTAAATTTACAGAAGAGAGCAAAGCGGTGAAGTTTTGTTTCACTCCAGCCCAACACTGGTGTCGCCGGGGTATAAATGACACAAACAAAGTGTTATGGGGGAGTTGGTCTGTTATTGGTCCTCGGAATAGATTCTTCTTTGCTGGAGATACTGGTTATCatcaaattttcaaacaaattggcAAGAGATATGGACCCTTTGATTTGGCTGCAATACCTATTGGAGCATATGAGCCAAG AGGGTTGATGCAGTTCCAACATGTAAATCCCGAGGAAGCCGTTGACATTCATGAAGATGTCAAATCCAACTTTTCTCTTGGAGTTCACTGGGGAACTTTCAATCTGTCGTTTGAG CATTATCTTGACCCACCAAAGGCGCTCAGCGAGAGACTTCATAGCCTAGGAATTTCTGATAAAGAATTCCACACCATCAAGCATGGTGAGACGAAAGTTATTTCTAAAGATGACAAAAAGACGGCCCAAGAACGTCGAAATGCAGTTGTGTTTGAAACATCAACTTGA
- the LOC140923421 gene encoding melanocortin receptor 5-like produces the protein MNNTDKSCFFFEYNVAIFDQLEDVFITNIITCILNCLFSLITCLGNFLILFAIGKNRDLHSPSFILLGCLAASDLLVGLICQPLFVASNIAELRKNYNAHCTLRMLLHFTGWMTAGVSLLILTAVLIDRLLALILHLRYNTIVTVPRVFLIILCFWIFAITLNVARFWMSKKWYFIAIAFFVLPFLVITLSTLKIFQISRKHQSQINDQHVAVSHLQSNAVNALKCRKSAVTVLYIYGLFVVAYLPWLLLTTAAFFIGYPRELKIASNFARTAVFINSFLNPIVYCWRNREIRRAVKNILRRGRH, from the coding sequence ATGAACAATACGGACAAATCTTGCTTCTTCTTTGAGTATAACGTTGCAATCTTTGATCAGCTTGAGGACGTTTTTATCACAAATATCATAACGTGTATCCTTAACTGTTTATTCTCCCTCATAACTTGCTTGGGAAACTTTCTTATTCTATTTGCTATTGGAAAAAACCGAGATCTTCATTCGCCATCTTTCATCCTTTTGGGTTGTTTAGCAGCTTCAGATCTACTTGTTGGCTTAATTTGTCAGCCACTGTTCGTGGCCTCTAATATAGCCGAACTTAGAAAAAATTACAATGCCCACTGCACATTAAGAATGCTCCTTCATTTTACTGGTTGGATGACAGCGGGCGTTTCTCTTCTCATTTTAACCGCAGTATTGATTGACCGACTTCTCGCTCTGATCCTGCATTTGCGATACAACACGATTGTCACTGTTCCCCGTGTTTTCCTAATCATTCTTTGTTTTTGGATATTTGCTATAACACTAAATGTCGCAAGGTTTTGGATGTCTAAGAAATGGTATTTCATAGCCATAGCTTTTTTTGTTCTTCCATTTCTTGTCATAACCTTAAGCACCTTGAAAATATTCCAAATTAGTCGAAAACACCAAAGTCAGATAAACGATCAACATGTAGCTGTCAGCCATCTTCAATCCAACGCAGTTAACGCACTCAAGTGCAGAAAATCAGCCGTTACAGTGCTTTATATTTACGGTTTATTCGTCGTTGCCTACCTTCCTTGGCTCCTACTGACGACCGCGGCGTTTTTCATCGGATACCCAAGAGAATTAAAGATTGCTTCTAACTTTGCTCGTACAGCTGTTTTCATCAATTCCTTTTTGAATCCAATTGTGTACTGCTGGAGAAACAGAGAGATACGACGAGCTGTGAAGAATATCTTGAGAAGGGGACGACACTAA
- the LOC140923023 gene encoding melanocortin receptor 5-like: protein MKETDKACFFFEDAFINFDKKQDIFITNIVVCILNCSFSMATCFGNFLVLFTIRKTQDLHLPSFILLGCLAASDAIVGLICQPLFVAFKIAELKESLTVYCTLKMLQSLSGWITTGATLAVLTAVSVDRLLALTLHLRYNAIVTVPRIFQSILAFWILCLVMNIIRFWMTKEWYLIPIVAVFITFFIITFSTIRIFQIVRRHLRQITGQTLAAGPPQANTLNVLKSRKSAVTVLYIYGLVWIFYLPFLIVLFIDVFYGYTRTVRIAYDFAVTAVFINSFLNPVVYCWRISEIRRAVRNVLRKE, encoded by the coding sequence ATGAAAGAGACAGACAAAgcatgtttcttttttgaagACGCGTTCATTAACTTCGATAAAAAGCAAGACATTTTCATCACAAATATTGTAGTTTGTATTCTCAATTGTTCATTTTCTATGGCGACATGTTTCGGGAACTTTCTGGTTTTATTCACGATTAGAAAAACTCAAGATCTTCATTTGCCATCGTTCATTCTTTTGGGTTGCCTGGCAGCTTCGGATGCTATTGTTGGTTTGATTTGTCAACCACTATTTGTGGCATTTAAAATAGCCGAACTCAAGGAGAGTTTGACGGTTTACTGTACTTTGAAAATGCTTCAGTCTCTATCGGGTTGGATAACAACTGGTGCAACACTTGCTGTTTTAACTGCGGTGTCCGTTGATCGTCTACTCGCTCTTACCCTTCATTTACGATACAATGCAATTGTTACCGTTCCTCGAATATTCCAAAGCATTCTTGCTTTCTGGATTCTGTGCCTTGTAATGAATATTATAAGATTTTGGATGACCAAGGAATGGTATTTAATCCCGATTGTCGCCgtttttatcacattttttattataacgTTTAGTACTATACGAATATTTCAAATTGTTCGAAGACACCTACGCCAGATAACTGGCCAAACTCTTGCCGCCGGCCCTCCTCAAGCAAACACATTGAACGTACTTAAGAGCCGAAAATCGGCTGTGACAGTGCTTTATATTTACGGCTTGGTCTGGATATTCTATCTTCCGTTTCTTATAGTGCTATTCATTGACGTATTTTATGGATACACAAGAACAGTAAGGATTGCCTATGACTTTGCTGTAACTGCTGTCTTCATCAACTCTTTTTTAAATCCAGTTGTGTACTGTTGGAGAATCAGTGAGATACGACGCGCTGTGAGAAATGTGCTCAGAAAAGAATAA
- the LOC140922520 gene encoding melanocyte-stimulating hormone receptor-like, with protein MNNTEEDCFFFEDQLHFDSTEEVFITNIVTCILNSFFSLLTCIGNLIVVFVIGKTRDLHSPSFILLGCLAVSDLLVGLLCQPFFVAHKIAELKENFAVFCTLKVLQSLSAWITAGVSLFILAAVLIDRLLALTLHLRYNTIVTVPRVFQTTIALWIFATVTVLPRFWMASKWHFIPIALGVLIFFVIVISVWKIFRIVRKHQQQLKGQTIAVSHLPANTVNILKCRKSAVTVLYIYGLLLIFYLPLMALLVMEKFVGYTRTVRIVYEYAATAVFINSCLNPVVYCWRIGEIRRSVKKFLRRSPRE; from the coding sequence ATGAACAATACAGAAGAAGACTGTTTCTTCTTTGAAGATCAGCTTCACTTTGATAGCACGGAAGAAGTCTTCATTACAAATATTGTAACATGTATCCtcaactcttttttttctttgcttacatGTATAGGAAACTTAATTGTTGTATTTGTGATTGGAAAAACCCGAGATCTTCATTCACCATCGTTCATCCTTTTGGGTTGTCTTGCGGTTTCAGATCTTCTTGTCGGCCTTTTATGTCAACCATTCTTTGTGGCACATAAAATAGCTGAACTTAAGGAGAATTTCGCAGTGTTCTGTACATTGAAAGTGCTTCAGTCTCTATCAGCTTGGATAACAGCTGGCGTTTCTTTGTTCATCTTAGCTGCAGTGTTAATTGACCGACTTCTGGCACTAACTCTTCATCTACGATACAACACGATTGTCACCGTTCCTCGCGTATTTCAAACAACTATTGCTTTGTGGATCTTTGCTACAGTGACCGTTTTACCAAGGTTTTGGATGGCTAGCAAATGGCATTTTATCCCGATAGCATTAGGCGTTCTTATATTCTTTGTCATCGTGATAAGTGTCTGGAAAATATTTCGAATTGTTCGAAAACACCAACAGCAATTAAAGGGCCAAACTATAGCTGTCAGCCATCTTCCAGCCAACACAGTGAACATACTCAAGTGCAGAAAATCAGCTGTGACAGTGCTTTATATCTACGGTTTGctcttaattttttatcttcCTTTAATGGCACTGTTGGTGATGGAGAAATTTGTCGGATATACGAGAACAGTAAGGATTGTCTATGAGTATGCTGCAACTGCTGTTTTCATCAACTCTTGTTTGAATCCAGTTGTGTACTGTTGGAGAATCGGTGAGATACGACGTTCtgtgaaaaagtttttaaggAGATCACCAAGAGAATAA